The following proteins are encoded in a genomic region of Candidatus Zymogenaceae bacterium:
- a CDS encoding methylenetetrahydrofolate reductase C-terminal domain-containing protein, protein MTSNLYTFRNALTDPDIFAVNWELIPGRGAVEVQQEAVMEAAERAGKSRLIHGVGITDNPGGNPALSAEFAAREIFARGVEPLVHFACRDKNRNELESMLYGLARVGVQSVLVLSGDYPSPEGFGGTARPVFDLDPVQVMDFMSRLNEGLEYEYLGKPQKLVPTDFFPGVAVSPFKVLEAELMGQYGKLSKKVRAGARFVVSQVGYDARKLHELLSYIQLFDLNIPVVANIYILTYPAARVMHRGGIPGCVVTERLLEQLTQEREAPDKGKQKRIERAAKQYALARGMGCAGAHIGGHNIPVEMVEEIVVRGEELSGDWERYLDEFDYPQKGGFYYFTKDEATGLNGASESVRGDRERFSPSYAFSRLVHTLFYEPRSPFFRPARAFFKLVESSHFLTKTFGLCERLMKVTLFDCMDCGDCALLDVAYLCPMSQCPKSQRNGPCGGSRNGWCEVYPDEKQCVWVRAYRRMMRTGTEEAIAENMVPPVDWALWKTSSWSNYFLGRDHLGKALETSQSERNEAPSEAPGP, encoded by the coding sequence ATGACATCCAATCTGTATACATTTAGAAACGCCCTGACGGATCCTGATATATTCGCCGTCAACTGGGAGCTGATCCCGGGGCGGGGGGCCGTGGAGGTTCAGCAGGAGGCCGTGATGGAAGCGGCGGAGCGGGCCGGGAAAAGCCGCCTCATCCACGGTGTGGGCATTACCGACAATCCGGGGGGGAATCCGGCACTCTCGGCGGAGTTCGCCGCCCGGGAAATATTTGCCCGCGGGGTTGAGCCCTTGGTTCACTTCGCCTGTCGGGACAAAAACCGAAACGAGCTGGAGAGCATGCTGTACGGCCTGGCGCGGGTCGGCGTGCAGAGCGTCCTGGTGCTGAGCGGCGACTATCCCTCGCCCGAGGGATTCGGCGGCACCGCCCGTCCGGTATTCGACCTGGATCCGGTGCAGGTGATGGATTTCATGAGCCGCCTCAATGAGGGGCTGGAATACGAATATCTCGGAAAGCCCCAGAAGCTCGTTCCCACCGATTTTTTCCCCGGCGTGGCCGTCTCTCCGTTCAAGGTGCTGGAGGCGGAGTTGATGGGTCAGTACGGAAAGCTCTCAAAAAAGGTCCGGGCCGGCGCCCGATTCGTCGTCTCCCAGGTCGGGTATGACGCCCGAAAGCTCCATGAGCTGCTTTCATACATACAGCTGTTCGACCTGAATATTCCGGTGGTGGCGAATATCTATATCCTGACCTATCCCGCAGCCCGGGTCATGCACCGGGGGGGTATTCCAGGCTGCGTGGTGACGGAGAGGCTCCTTGAACAATTGACGCAGGAGCGGGAAGCACCGGACAAGGGAAAACAGAAGCGCATCGAGCGGGCGGCGAAACAGTACGCCCTGGCCCGGGGTATGGGATGCGCCGGAGCGCACATCGGGGGACACAACATCCCCGTTGAAATGGTCGAGGAGATCGTGGTGCGCGGGGAAGAGCTTTCCGGGGACTGGGAGCGATATCTCGATGAATTCGACTATCCCCAGAAGGGCGGTTTTTACTACTTCACGAAGGATGAGGCCACCGGGCTGAACGGGGCCTCGGAGTCAGTACGAGGCGACCGGGAACGGTTTTCCCCTTCGTATGCCTTCTCCCGCCTGGTGCACACCCTGTTCTATGAGCCGAGGAGCCCGTTTTTCCGACCCGCCCGGGCCTTTTTCAAGCTGGTCGAATCATCGCACTTTCTTACAAAAACCTTCGGGCTGTGTGAGCGATTGATGAAGGTAACGCTCTTTGACTGCATGGACTGCGGGGACTGCGCCCTCCTCGACGTGGCGTATCTCTGTCCCATGTCCCAGTGTCCCAAGTCTCAGCGAAACGGTCCCTGCGGCGGCAGCAGAAACGGCTGGTGCGAGGTCTACCCGGACGAAAAGCAATGCGTCTGGGTGCGGGCGTATCGCCGTATGATGCGAACCGGTACCGAGGAGGCTATCGCGGAGAACATGGTTCCCCCTGTCGACTGGGCCCTGTGGAAGACGTCTTCCTGGAGCAACTATTTTCTCGGTCGGGATCATCTGGGAAAGGCGCTCGAAACATCACAGTCCGAGCGGAATGAGGCGCCGTCAGAAGCGCCCGGACCGTAG